ATGACGACCGACACGCCCTTGCGGGCGACGGCGGTTTGCATCGCCATGGTGATGGTGCGCGGCACTTGATCCGGACTCATCACCGTCTCACAAAAATAACTGCAATCCTTAAATATCTGCTCCGGCCGAGTCTGTTGAAAGTAGTTGCTGCCAATTTCGTCACTCGGGATATGCGCCGCAATCGCGAGCACTGGCACGCGGTTGCGATGACAATCATAGAGTCCGTTAATCAAATGCAAGTTTCCAGGACCACTGCTTCCAGCACAGACGGCAATACTTGTGCCCATCGCAGCGTCCGCCCCCGCCGCAAAAGCGCCAACTTCTTCGTGGCGCACGTGAATCCACTCGATCTCCTTGGAACGCCGCACCGAATCCAGAACCGCATTCAGCGAATCGCCGACAATTCCGTAAATTCGCTTCACACCGGCATTGACGAGTGACTGAATCAGCAAATCGGCAATATTCGTCTTCATCTATGCACTTCCTCCATCCGTCATTCCATTGACGATCATCGGGATCGGCACAACCCCAAGGCCCATGTTTATCAGCGCGGGCGCGTTCTCGTGTTGACAGCCTACATATTTTCCCCTGACGTATGAATTTGTAGCCGCGTCACTTGTGGAGGGGCTTGGGGCTTGGGGCTTGGGGCTTCGCCGATATTAAGGCATTTTTCGTGCCCTATTTGTGTCTTTTCTGTGAATTCAGCGGACTTTAGACACAAAAATTGTCCTATTCCCTCTGCAGTCCACTGACAAGCCTGAAAAATCAGCAAATAAGGCATTTTTCATACCTTAAAGAGGCTCAAACTGAGTCGATTGTCTTATTAAGACACTTTTCTCCAGTGAACCACCGGATCCGGTGTCATACAACCGTGCCCGCACGACCCCCACATATTGGCTTTGATTTCGATGTCGAGGTTGCCGTACCATTACCCCAAATATTATCTAGTTTGTATGCCATTGTATCAACAACTCCAGTACCAGAAGTGAAAATGTATTCCTTCTTTCGTCACACGTAAATTCCGTCACTTCAATTCCCAGCCGCATCAAGCGACTTAGACTTTTAAATACGACCGCCAAACTCAAGCAAACGAAAGAAATATGATTTTATTTCACATTCGATCCTACTAAATCACACGATCCACACGTCTTATGGTGGAAGGAGTGAAACAAATGGAGATAGCAGAGGAAGTGATTCAGCGCGTATGCCTTGGAGATGAACAGGCATACGAAGAATTGTTTCGTCTCAGTTGGGAACAAGCCGTTCGAACTAGCTGGCTCATACTTCGAAATCAGCATGACGCTGAGGAGGTTGCCCAAGATTCTTTTCTCAAATTATATAAACATCGACATCAGTTAAAAGACGTGCGGGCCTTTCATAGTTGGTTTTATCGCATTCTGATGAATACAGCGCTTGACAAAACCAGAAGACGAAAGACCGTGGTGAACATCGACCAAGTACAGCTCTTGGCAACAGGCGATGACATCGCGCAAGCAGACACACGGGTGATGATTGACGAAGCGATGAAGCAACTTTCATACGCAGAACGGGTTGCTTTCGTACTCGTAGATTATATCGGCTGTACAGAAAACGAAGCTGCTCAGATTGCAGGCTGGGGACTTGGAAAGTTGAAATACCGATTACGACGTGCACGGAGTATCATCGCAAAACATTTTACGGGCGACGCAATAAAGGGAAAGATGCAAGCCAAAGGGGGCATACAGCATGTCTGACAAGTATCATCGCTTGTTGACAGAAGATGCGGCGCGAATTCATGTACCACCAATGACGTGGAAAGAAGTAAAATCCAAATCGATACATTCAACAAACGTGACGCGTAAGCGAAATCGTTGGCTGGCTTATGGCGCTAGCGCCGCAACGCTTGCTATTGTCGCGGTTGGCGCATCTGGATTTGTCTCACCCGTCATGGCCGCAACACTCCATAAGATCCCTGTGATTGGATCCCTGTACTCCTTTGAAATCCCCCAGATGAACCAGTATGCTTCAACGACTGACCCGTCAGCCACCGATCACGGCATCACTCTGTCCGTACCCAAAGCGTACTATGACGGGGGGCAGTTGTCGGTTGTATACGAAATTCAAGTTCCACAAGGATATCAAGCGCTGGACGTAGGAGACCAAGACGGATCGCAATTGTCAATGACCAGTGGTGTTATTGATGCGACACTTAACGGAAAAAAACTGCCTTCCAACAATGAACAATGGAACGATACCTTAAACACTCAGTACACCTATAAAGGTGAAATCGACTGGAACCTTTCATCTGATCAACTCCCGTCTAGCGGGAATTTGACGATTCCCATTCATCAAATTGGAACGGTAAATGGGAATTGGACGCTATCTATCCCTGTGTCTCGAATATCAGTGGACAAAGTGACACAGGTACAATCACTAAAGGGTATATCGTCCAATGCCTATGGACTTACATTAAGTGCCAAGAAAGTTGCCGTTGATCCTGTGTTTACAACCATAGCGATGGAAATGCGGGAACCAGTGCAAGCAGATGGAAAACCCAAATATCCATTGTCTTATCAACTCAACTTTCGCAGACCAAAACGGGCAAGTATGCCTTGATGTATCTGGGTAAACCGTTTATCCAGTTCTGTAGTTGACTGATGATGAATGTTGAGATGCGCTTGCTGGATTTTTTAGCAACACTTATCACAAAATCAACCAGCTGCTTCAATACAATGGCCCAATCTAAGTCGCTGACTTCATCGCACAGTGCTAGAAACAGATTTCCCAAGGTGCGATCATCCGTGCTCTGTCGATGCTGCCAAGCTAGAAGAATGTACCGCGAGAACACAATCGTCGTGTGGCTGATAAGCATGTCATAGGAACGACCTTGGAACTCTTTCTGCAGACGTAACAAGGATTTTGTGCATTTGAAAAAAACTTCAATATCCCAGCGGATACCGTATATTTGGATGATCTCTTCCACTGTGAGGGACGTATCCGTGCAAAGGATCGCTAACCATTCTTTTTTGTGAGCCCGATGGCGGACAAACACCATCTTAATTGGGATGCCTGGGCTGAGCTGTGTGTTTATCGCGCGTAAAATGTTTTTATTCGTACCTTGAACAGGCGTAGCGGCATAATACAGTTCTTGCAAGGTCAGACGACGATCTCCGAGTAAGTAGCGTTTATTGTCCGTTTTAACCATGCCGATCACATCCAGACCTCTGTCTAATATCGCCTGAATCAGTGGTGCATACGTGAACCAACTGTCCATCAAGACGTACGGGGCATTCATCCCAGCAGCCAGCGCCCGGTCAATCATGGCGGGGACGATTTGTGGAGCCGGAAGAAGGGATTCGATCCTTCGTTTATATCCATGCGTGCGTTTATCAATCGATTGGTTTATACCGTGAATCTGCGACTTAACGGAACTGAGAAGAGAAAAATCGAGGGGAATGAACGTGTGACCATCCGACCAACCGAGCGTGAGCATGCGAAATCCCTTGTAATAGCAGTTCCAAGCGTGATCTTTGAGTCGAGCCAAGAGCTCTACAGATTTGCTTCGGTTTCGCTCGTACATAGAGTCATCGACAATGAATACGTTGACGCGTTCGTCAGACGTTAAAGATTTGGTTTTACTCACGGTTTCTACACTCAGTGATAAGAGAAAACGTCGCCATGCGAATCCGGTGTGATTGAGAAAACGATACACGGTGTCTTTTCCAGGCAATGAGGCTCCCTTCGCACCGTCAAGAAGTTGGAACCAGTTTCGATGGTGAAATATCAACACAAACACAAGCTGGAACAAAAAGGAGCAAGAAAATCCAAATCTCTTGGTAATGCCGGCTTTGCGCAGATGTGAGAGGACCCTGAGTTCCTGAAAGGCAGGGCGAATTTCAACAGGCAATTGATTATTTTCTACGTTATGCTCTATCATATAAAGAAGCACCGTATTGAACCCCGTCCTGTCAAGACAGATGTGCATAATTTTTTGAGATAACGCCATTCTATTCTGATAATTATCAGGTCTACGCTGCCTCTTTTGATTCCTTCCATTTTCTGAATTCCTGCGGTGTACGATAGCCCAACGCTGAGTGCGGGCGCTCTTTGTTGTAGAACTCAATATACGTTTTGATTGCGATCTTGGCTTCCGCGAAGTTGTCGTATTCCTGCATCCAAACTTCTTCCTCCTTCAACGAACGGAAGAAACGTTCGATATAGCCATCTGCGTCCGGGTTGTTATAACCTGTCCGTTCATGTTTCACCTGGCAGTCCTTCATGGCTTGTACGAATCGTCGACTTGTCATTTGGCATCCGTTGTCAGTTCTGAGCGTTAAGTTTGCGCCTCGTACCCCGCTCGGGAATCGGTAGTTGAATGCGTTATCCACAGCCTGCAGCAATTCCTCTGTCCGGCAATAGCGCGAAAACGAATACCCCACAATTTCACGGTCGTACGCATCGATTACCGCGAATAGATATCCCCAGCCATCCTTACCACACCAAATTTTTGTCATATCGCACTGGAAGTGTTCGTTTGACTGACTCACCGGAATCTTTCCAGACCGCTTCTTTCGGGAAGCTTCTCGCTGTGGGGATTTGACCAACAATCCCATTTCCCGCATGAGCCGGTGTACTCGTTTGTGGTTTACCTGCATGCTGTATTGACGACGCAACATGACCTTGATTCTACGGTATCCATATCGTGGGAACCTCTCGCATAGATGGCGAATCCGCTGTTTCAATAGGGCGTCTTTATCTATAACCGCTTTTTTCGCCTTCTTCACAGGCTCCTTTAACAAGCTATAACAATAAGTTCGATTCAGCTCCAATGCTTTCGCAATCACTGGGACCCGAAACCCTTCCTTGACGAGCTGAGCAACCAAGGAACGGCTGCTTACTTCCGGCCCCAGTTCGATTTTTTTCGCAACACATCGATTTCCATAGCCTGCTCGCCAATTTTGCTCATGGCTTCCTGCAACTGCTTCTCCAACTCCTGCTCCCGGGTAGAAGGACCTGACTGAAGCCCTGCTCGTCCACCAGCCAGAAATGCGTCACGCCACTTGTAATACAGACTTTGGGCCACACCATGCTGTCGGCAAACCTCGCTGATATTCGCCCCGGGAACCATCCCTTCCAACACAATGTTCATTTTCTCGTCCACAGTCCACTTACGTCCTGGCATGAGTCAAACACCTCACTACGTCTATTTTACCTCACGTCATCTGTCTGGGTTGACTCTGGGGCCAGTATAGCACCTCTTCTGAATGGTAGTGTTGGTTCGCACTTTCACTATACCAAACGGAAAGGTGCTTTTTTATTTTATTCAACTGTGGCACTGCAAGGAATTATAGGCGTTTTTACACTGCGAAAGTTGAGTTATCAAGACTTCGAGTTTGGTGGCTCCATCCATGGCAAAGGTATTGGAATACAATTTGTAGGTGCCATTCCAACGGAGAAAATCGTGGGTAATGAAGCTGTGTGGGATTTTTCCTTACAATTCAAGACACCCCCAAGCAATGTAAATTCCGTCACGATCGAACCAACTTGGTTCGGACCACAGCCTGGACCGGTGGCACACAGTAACTCAAAATTCCTGCCGCAGCTCTCTCAACTCAATGTAAACATACCGCTTGAATAATCCACATGTCGTTCGGTTATTACAGCAGTTCGCAATCTGAAATCATTAGGCAAAGGGAGAAAAGGATATCCTTTTCTCCCGGGTATTTTAAGCAGTTTACAAAATAGTAATATCGCCCGACCACGAACTTCCTGAAACATCGTTAATTACATATAGGCGATACCAAACGTCCACCCACTACATACACGCGCACGGGACGCTGCGCAGACGGATCTATCGTCTCGCGGTCGAATCGCATGCCGATTTTCTGCATCACGCGCTCCGACGCGTGATTGCCAACTTGACAAATGCTGATAATCTCGTCGAGGTTGCAGTCTTGGAAACCAAAACGCAAGACTTCCTTGGCCGCCTCTGTCGCGATGCCAACTCCCCAATACGGACGACCGAGTCGCCAGCCAATTTCTACGGCTGGCAGCACTTCGGGTAAAAAAGTAGGCACAGAAAGACCGACAAAGCCTGCGAGTTGCTTGGTCTCGCGCACTTCGACCGCAAATAGACCGTACCCCCGCTCCTCCCATGCCGACTCCCAGCGGGCGATGGCTGCCCTCGTCTCATCCACGGTTGCAGGAAACCCTTTGCCTATCCAGCGCATCACTTCGCCATCGGCGTTGATCGCCGCCATGGCCGCGATATCGTTTTCGGTCCAACGCCGAAGGATGAGCCGCTCTGTCTGTAAAACCGTCATCAGTGTCCCCTCCTGTTCGCTGTGTTTCGCGAATGAACGAAAAATCCGGAAAACTGGTATAATCATATAACACAGATGGACGTCGTGTATCAGGAAACAGTGGGTGAACGCGACAACCCACTGCCCCTATCTACCACCAGACCCAATCGCTTCTATGCACTTCGACCCGCGGAGGGAACTACTTGATTTTTGAATCGAAAGATTTCTACGTAGACGCAGTTGACCCGATAGATATACAGGAGATAGCCAACGTGTACAATTCGAATCCGGAGTTTTTGATGCGCCATACGGGGCGGGATCGAGTGACGCATCCATGGATACGAAACGAATTGGCGGCGATGAAAGGCGCAGGCTTTGTCTCAGGCAAAATCGTTGAAAAGCTGTCTCGCGACATCGTCGGCGTCATCGATTTCCAGGTGGCCAAAGAAAGTTACTTGTCCCTGCTCATGCTGCATGCACAAGCCAAAAACCGAGGGTACGGCAGGCAACTCTACGAAGCATTCGAATTCTACGCCTGCCGTCACCAAAGCACGCAAATCCGGTTGGACGTGGTCACTGACTACAATGATGCAGTGCTTCGTTTCTGGAGCAAAAGCGGGTTTCATCGGTATAAGGACATTGAACTAGATTGGGCAGGCGTCGTCTTGCCAGCTGTGGTGATGAAAAAAGATTTGCGCCCACCAGAACTGCGTTGAATCCTGCTTGCTAGCGTTTCGCTTGTGCACCCTCGGCATCCGTTGATAGCACAATCACTCTGCCGACAACGAGAACCAGCGCACCGGCGAACACGACGGCGGCGGATATTATCGTGGGAACTGCGAAGCCGCCCGACACACTTGCCAACCATCCAGCGCCGCCCGCACCAACCACCTGTCCGATGCCGTAAGTGCCAGTCATCAGTCCAATCGCGCCGCCGCTATTGTGTGGGCGTAGCTTTCGGCCGAGGTTTGTGGCCAAGGCGGTGATCCCCATAAACGTACCGCCAAACAGAATGGCGCCAACGCATCCAGCGAAGGCATTCGGGATGGCAACTGGCAATAATACGCCCACCGCCTGCAACAAATAAGCTACCACGAGGACTTGAACGTCGCCGAAGCGACGGGCCAACATGGCTCCAAACAGGCACGAGGGCAAAGCGGCCATCCCGGCCACCACCCAAAGATACGACGCAAACTTGTGCAACGCCGGCAGGCTCGACGCCATCTCGACGAGGAATGTGGCTGTGATGATGTATCCTAGGCCCTCACAACCATAGGCTACAATGAGCCATGAAAACAGCCGTTTGTTCGCGACCGCATGCGACGTAGCTGCGGTCGGCTGCCCGTTCGCCGCCGTTATGGGCGCCCGAATGCACCCCATGGCTGGGATGCCGAGACAAATACTCAACACCATCATTCCAAGCCAGCTGCCTTGCCAGGCAAAAGCATGATTGATTTCAGGAACCAGTGCGCCCGTTACGGCGATTCCAAGGCCTACGCCGCCGTAGAAGACGCCCGACAGTGCTTGGCGGTTTTGCCTGGCCAAATCATCCATCACAATACTCGACACCAACACAAACACCACGGCGCTCGATATACCGGACAACAGCCGCAAAATCAGCCAAATCCCAGTTTGGGACGTCACAGCCATACATCCAGTTGTCGCGATACACAGGCAGAGCGAACATCGAAACGCCAACTGACGATGGCGGCGTAGCCACGAGACGGATCCTGCAGCGAAAGCGCCGAAAAGGTAACCCAAATAATTACTCGATGCGAGGTAGCCCGCCACGGCACTCGAAAAATGGGTCTCTTCCTGCATCAACGGCAAGATGGGCGTATATGCGAAGCGACTGACACCCATGGCGACAAACAGCGCCAGTGCACCACCGAGCAGCGACGGCCACACTTTGCGCGGGCGGTCATCGTTAGCCGATTGTTGAATAAACAAGATGATTGCCGCCTCCTTCCACTTCGAGTGTAGAAGGCGTCTCACATGATGTAAAATGAACACAATTGATGTGAATCATCATAATAAATGATGGATGGGCTCCACCATCCGATAGGGGGTACTTCTTGTGGAATTGCGAGACTTGACCATTTTCACCACCGTGGCGAGGACGAAAAGTGTGACCAAAGCCGCCGAACAGCTCGGCTACGTTCAATCGAACATCACCGCCCGCATCCAGCACTTGGAGCGCACACTGGGCACACCGCTGTTCCACCGGCGTCCTCGAGGCGTGTCCCTGACGTCCAGTGGTGAGACGCTGTTCCACTACGCACAACGAATTCTGGCACTGTGCTCCGAGGCCGAACGCGCCCTCCAAGATACGCAGACCCCTAGTGGACAGTTGCGTATTGCAGCCATGGAAACGACGACGGCGACCCGACTGCCCGGGATTTTAGCGAGATATCACGAAGCGTACCCAAATGTCGAGTTGGTGTTGAAGACGGGATCGACCAATGAATTGATAAACGCCGTCTTGCACGATGACATCGAGGCGGCGTTTGTCGCGGGGCCCGTTCAACATCCACAGCTTGAGACGGTCGCCGTCATCGAAGAACAACTTGTGCTCATCGGTCGTGACGGCCGCCTCGAACTCGCACCGACGGATAAAGCGACGATTGTCGCGTTTCGAGAGGGGTGCTCTTACAGAAAGCGTCTCGAACAATACTTGGATCACGTCGGCATCACATCCCGCCAGGTAATAGAACTGGGGACACTGGATGGGATATTGGGCTGTGTAGCTGTTGGCATGGGCATCTCGATGGTTCCTCAGGCGGTCGTTGAACAGAGTCGCTACTTTGTCGACGTAAGCTATCTCCCAGACGAGTTCGGCCATATCCCGACGGTGTTGATCCGCCGCAAGGACGCTTTTCTCTCTGCGGCGTTGTCCAAGTTTATTGAGGCGGTCCAACCAATGTAAGGGACCTGTTGAATGGAGGCAGCATGGGGTCGTGACACACACAAGGCCGCCACCATCGCGATCACGCCTCCCCGCGCAGAGCCTCCACGACATCTTGCTCCATTTCGCTTGGCGACACTGTCGGCGCAAAGCGCTTCAGTACTTTTCCCTGTCGATTGACAAGAAATTTCGTGAAGTTCCACTTGATGGCCTGGCTGCCCAGCACCCCGCCTGCTTCCGACTTTAAGTACTGATACAGCGGATGCGCATTTCGCCCGTTCACATCAATCTTCGCAAACATCGGGAACGTCACGTCGTAAGTCATCTGGCAGAACTGCGCAATCTCCGCTTCTGAACCAGGTTCCTGCCTGCCGAATTGGTTGCATGGAAAACCGAGAATCACAAATCCCTCATCCTGATACTTTCGGTACAATGCTTCGAGCCCTTCGTATTGAGGGGTAAATCCACACTTACTCGCCGTGTTGACGATGAGCAACACGTTCCCCTGATACTCCGACAAGGACTGTGTTGAGCCATCAATGCGCTTCGCCGTAAAATCGTACACGCTCATTCCTAATCACCTCTTTGCTGAGATTCCTCATGCGATTCAAATTCGGTTGAAAGACACCAAATCCTTCATGTATGTAAAACTGGCGCCTGCTCACGCCAAGTGGGGGCAATCTCCACAATTCCTCATCAATCCCCACATCTGCGCTTGACGCCTACGGCCAGTTTGCTACGCTGGGAGAGGTGCTAGACACCTACATACGAGTACGCGCAGGCGCAACGGCTCTTTGCGTATGCCGCGACCGGCCACCTGCACGAGTACAATTGAAGGAGATTCAACTATGTCTATGAATCGAGCACAGTCCGAACTGTGGTTTCACCGCGCAGAAGCGGTCATATTAGGCGGCGTCAACAGCCCCTCAAGGAGTTATAAATCGGTCGGCGGCGGGACGCCCATTGTGATGTCGCGTGGAGCGGGATCAAAATTCTACGACGTCGACGGCAACGAATACATCGATTACTTGGCAGGATATGGCCCGTCCATCCTGGGTCATGCGCACCCAGAAATCACCAAGGCCATCCAAGAAGCGGCCGAGGATGGCGTCCTCTACGGCACGCCGACGACATCGGAGGTGCTGTTCGCCGAGAAGTTGCGACAGGCAATTCCGGATTTGGAGCGCA
Above is a genomic segment from Alicyclobacillus acidoterrestris containing:
- a CDS encoding IS3 family transposase, producing the protein MVAQLVKEGFRVPVIAKALELNRTYCYSLLKEPVKKAKKAVIDKDALLKQRIRHLCERFPRYGYRRIKVMLRRQYSMQVNHKRVHRLMREMGLLVKSPQREASRKKRSGKIPVSQSNEHFQCDMTKIWCGKDGWGYLFAVIDAYDREIVGYSFSRYCRTEELLQAVDNAFNYRFPSGVRGANLTLRTDNGCQMTSRRFVQAMKDCQVKHERTGYNNPDADGYIERFFRSLKEEEVWMQEYDNFAEAKIAIKTYIEFYNKERPHSALGYRTPQEFRKWKESKEAA
- a CDS encoding GNAT family N-acetyltransferase; this translates as MTVLQTERLILRRWTENDIAAMAAINADGEVMRWIGKGFPATVDETRAAIARWESAWEERGYGLFAVEVRETKQLAGFVGLSVPTFLPEVLPAVEIGWRLGRPYWGVGIATEAAKEVLRFGFQDCNLDEIISICQVGNHASERVMQKIGMRFDRETIDPSAQRPVRVYVVGGRLVSPICN
- a CDS encoding transposase, encoding MPGRKWTVDEKMNIVLEGMVPGANISEVCRQHGVAQSLYYKWRDAFLAGGRAGLQSGPSTREQELEKQLQEAMSKIGEQAMEIDVLRKKSNWGRK
- a CDS encoding RNA polymerase sigma factor, giving the protein MEIAEEVIQRVCLGDEQAYEELFRLSWEQAVRTSWLILRNQHDAEEVAQDSFLKLYKHRHQLKDVRAFHSWFYRILMNTALDKTRRRKTVVNIDQVQLLATGDDIAQADTRVMIDEAMKQLSYAERVAFVLVDYIGCTENEAAQIAGWGLGKLKYRLRRARSIIAKHFTGDAIKGKMQAKGGIQHV
- a CDS encoding IS4 family transposase; its protein translation is MIEHNVENNQLPVEIRPAFQELRVLSHLRKAGITKRFGFSCSFLFQLVFVLIFHHRNWFQLLDGAKGASLPGKDTVYRFLNHTGFAWRRFLLSLSVETVSKTKSLTSDERVNVFIVDDSMYERNRSKSVELLARLKDHAWNCYYKGFRMLTLGWSDGHTFIPLDFSLLSSVKSQIHGINQSIDKRTHGYKRRIESLLPAPQIVPAMIDRALAAGMNAPYVLMDSWFTYAPLIQAILDRGLDVIGMVKTDNKRYLLGDRRLTLQELYYAATPVQGTNKNILRAINTQLSPGIPIKMVFVRHRAHKKEWLAILCTDTSLTVEEIIQIYGIRWDIEVFFKCTKSLLRLQKEFQGRSYDMLISHTTIVFSRYILLAWQHRQSTDDRTLGNLFLALCDEVSDLDWAIVLKQLVDFVISVAKKSSKRISTFIISQLQNWINGLPRYIKAYLPVLVCES
- a CDS encoding DUF4179 domain-containing protein; the encoded protein is MSDKYHRLLTEDAARIHVPPMTWKEVKSKSIHSTNVTRKRNRWLAYGASAATLAIVAVGASGFVSPVMAATLHKIPVIGSLYSFEIPQMNQYASTTDPSATDHGITLSVPKAYYDGGQLSVVYEIQVPQGYQALDVGDQDGSQLSMTSGVIDATLNGKKLPSNNEQWNDTLNTQYTYKGEIDWNLSSDQLPSSGNLTIPIHQIGTVNGNWTLSIPVSRISVDKVTQVQSLKGISSNAYGLTLSAKKVAVDPVFTTIAMEMREPVQADGKPKYPLSYQLNFRRPKRASMP
- a CDS encoding YbfB/YjiJ family MFS transporter; amino-acid sequence: MFIQQSANDDRPRKVWPSLLGGALALFVAMGVSRFAYTPILPLMQEETHFSSAVAGYLASSNYLGYLFGAFAAGSVSWLRRHRQLAFRCSLCLCIATTGCMAVTSQTGIWLILRLLSGISSAVVFVLVSSIVMDDLARQNRQALSGVFYGGVGLGIAVTGALVPEINHAFAWQGSWLGMMVLSICLGIPAMGCIRAPITAANGQPTAATSHAVANKRLFSWLIVAYGCEGLGYIITATFLVEMASSLPALHKFASYLWVVAGMAALPSCLFGAMLARRFGDVQVLVVAYLLQAVGVLLPVAIPNAFAGCVGAILFGGTFMGITALATNLGRKLRPHNSGGAIGLMTGTYGIGQVVGAGGAGWLASVSGGFAVPTIISAAVVFAGALVLVVGRVIVLSTDAEGAQAKR
- a CDS encoding GNAT family N-acetyltransferase translates to MIFESKDFYVDAVDPIDIQEIANVYNSNPEFLMRHTGRDRVTHPWIRNELAAMKGAGFVSGKIVEKLSRDIVGVIDFQVAKESYLSLLMLHAQAKNRGYGRQLYEAFEFYACRHQSTQIRLDVVTDYNDAVLRFWSKSGFHRYKDIELDWAGVVLPAVVMKKDLRPPELR
- a CDS encoding LysR family transcriptional regulator — translated: MELRDLTIFTTVARTKSVTKAAEQLGYVQSNITARIQHLERTLGTPLFHRRPRGVSLTSSGETLFHYAQRILALCSEAERALQDTQTPSGQLRIAAMETTTATRLPGILARYHEAYPNVELVLKTGSTNELINAVLHDDIEAAFVAGPVQHPQLETVAVIEEQLVLIGRDGRLELAPTDKATIVAFREGCSYRKRLEQYLDHVGITSRQVIELGTLDGILGCVAVGMGISMVPQAVVEQSRYFVDVSYLPDEFGHIPTVLIRRKDAFLSAALSKFIEAVQPM
- a CDS encoding glutathione peroxidase — protein: MSVYDFTAKRIDGSTQSLSEYQGNVLLIVNTASKCGFTPQYEGLEALYRKYQDEGFVILGFPCNQFGRQEPGSEAEIAQFCQMTYDVTFPMFAKIDVNGRNAHPLYQYLKSEAGGVLGSQAIKWNFTKFLVNRQGKVLKRFAPTVSPSEMEQDVVEALRGEA